One genomic segment of Agromyces intestinalis includes these proteins:
- a CDS encoding transglutaminase-like domain-containing protein — MTEPVASHSPFSDPGRHRTLVAAIAPDPAAIHRAVTSTIVHYRADPVPATDHQQGDIDLRWIAALLDVATERADGALDAPRPAAARVGGCCRDHSLLGVSILREHGVPARTRLGFADYFTPGYRHDHVVIERYVDGRWSRFDPELDASEFAFDIADLPTGEGAPFETAAEAWLAYRAGRTDLATYGVGPGAPFGGPGFVQGYVIGDIAHRHGCELLLWDGWGAMAGPSGGVPDELAAFTDRLARLTVAADAGDAGAAEAERELAEIWRTDDRVRPGSRIRTFTPHDRVGVVDLETRTTEWSPTA; from the coding sequence ATGACCGAACCCGTTGCCAGCCACTCCCCCTTCAGCGACCCCGGACGGCATCGCACCCTCGTCGCCGCGATCGCCCCCGACCCCGCCGCCATCCACCGCGCCGTCACGTCGACGATCGTGCACTACCGCGCCGACCCGGTGCCCGCGACCGACCACCAGCAGGGCGACATCGACCTGCGGTGGATCGCCGCCCTCCTCGACGTCGCGACCGAGCGCGCCGACGGCGCCCTCGACGCCCCGCGCCCCGCAGCGGCGCGCGTCGGCGGCTGCTGCCGCGATCATTCGCTGCTCGGCGTGTCCATCCTGCGCGAGCACGGGGTGCCGGCGCGCACCCGGCTCGGCTTCGCCGACTACTTCACGCCCGGTTACCGGCACGACCACGTCGTGATCGAACGGTACGTCGACGGCCGGTGGAGCCGGTTCGACCCCGAACTGGATGCCTCGGAGTTCGCCTTCGACATCGCCGACCTGCCGACCGGCGAGGGGGCGCCCTTCGAGACGGCGGCCGAGGCCTGGCTCGCGTACCGGGCCGGGCGCACCGACCTCGCGACGTACGGCGTGGGGCCCGGCGCGCCGTTCGGCGGCCCCGGGTTCGTGCAGGGCTACGTGATCGGCGACATCGCGCACCGGCACGGCTGCGAACTGCTGCTGTGGGACGGCTGGGGGGCGATGGCCGGGCCGTCCGGCGGCGTGCCCGACGAGCTCGCCGCGTTCACCGACCGGCTCGCCCGACTCACGGTCGCGGCGGACGCCGGCGATGCGGGCGCGGCGGAGGCGGAACGGGAGCTCGCCGAGATCTGGCGCACCGACGACCGGGTACGACCCGGCTCGCGCATCCGGACGTTCACCCCGCACGATCGCGTCGGCGTCGTCGACCTCGAGACGCGCACGACCGAGTGGTCGCCGACGGCCTGA
- the pstC gene encoding phosphate ABC transporter permease subunit PstC, whose product MTTAPAAPPIRAKQRLGDRVFSKAALIAGILILVTLAAVAAFLLAQSFPALTAEPGSFKGDAENFWQYVAPFAFGTVWAAFLALLMAIPVALGIALFISHFAPRRIAQGLGYVVDLLAAVPSVVFGLWGITVLAPGVQPLWTTLSEWFGWFPLFAPPVSGTGRTILTVAVVLAVMVLPIITALCREVFLQTPVLHEEAALALGATRWEMIKLAVIPFGTPGIISASMLGLGRALGETMVVAMVLSPAAVIKFAVLQSQNPNTIAGNIALNFPEAHGVGVNVLIATGLILFVITLAVNMLARWIVDRRKEFSGAN is encoded by the coding sequence ATGACGACTGCCCCCGCCGCACCGCCGATCCGAGCCAAGCAGCGACTCGGCGACCGCGTCTTCTCGAAGGCCGCGCTCATCGCCGGCATCCTGATCCTCGTCACCCTCGCCGCGGTCGCGGCGTTCCTGCTCGCCCAGTCCTTCCCCGCGCTCACCGCCGAGCCGGGCTCGTTCAAGGGCGACGCCGAGAACTTCTGGCAGTACGTCGCGCCCTTCGCGTTCGGCACGGTCTGGGCCGCGTTCCTCGCGCTGCTGATGGCCATCCCGGTCGCGCTCGGCATCGCGCTGTTCATCTCGCACTTCGCCCCCCGCCGCATCGCGCAGGGCCTCGGCTACGTCGTCGATCTGCTCGCGGCGGTGCCGTCGGTGGTCTTCGGCCTGTGGGGCATCACGGTGCTCGCACCCGGCGTGCAGCCGCTCTGGACCACGCTCAGCGAGTGGTTCGGCTGGTTCCCGCTCTTCGCTCCGCCGGTCTCGGGCACCGGCCGCACCATCCTCACCGTCGCGGTCGTGCTCGCGGTCATGGTGCTGCCCATCATCACCGCGCTCTGCCGCGAGGTGTTCCTGCAGACGCCCGTGCTGCACGAGGAGGCGGCGCTCGCGCTCGGCGCGACCCGCTGGGAGATGATCAAGCTCGCGGTCATCCCGTTCGGCACGCCCGGCATCATCTCGGCGTCGATGCTCGGCCTCGGGCGCGCCCTCGGCGAGACGATGGTCGTGGCGATGGTGCTCTCCCCGGCCGCGGTGATCAAGTTCGCGGTGCTGCAGTCGCAGAACCCGAACACCATCGCCGGCAACATCGCCCTCAACTTCCCCGAGGCGCACGGCGTCGGGGTCAACGTCCTCATCGCGACCGGCCTGATCCTGTTCGTGATCACCCTCGCGGTCAACATGCTGGCGCGCTGGATCGTCGACCGCCGCAAGGAATTCTCGGGAGCGAACTGA
- a CDS encoding DNA-directed RNA polymerase subunit beta → MPADFHKPTRFPPGAFGAFIGAEDPANLSRVAHDTAAALLARVRADPDPEIVRRLVTYTDSHGIDAVAELWSQASARSLPGALWRLYLLRTLIRQDPRGIALAYQRGAEVSRTIDQVVAGAVAPTGPDEVRDLADLILHGAFAGDFAVALERAAAFCRVTSAGTADLADDADASDATHPDRPAELTRRALRLTELADELAACARLWRHDALD, encoded by the coding sequence ATGCCAGCCGACTTCCACAAGCCCACCCGCTTCCCGCCGGGTGCGTTCGGTGCGTTCATCGGCGCAGAGGACCCGGCCAACCTGAGCCGGGTCGCCCACGACACCGCCGCGGCGCTGCTCGCGCGCGTGCGCGCCGACCCCGATCCCGAGATCGTGCGGCGGCTGGTGACCTACACCGACTCGCACGGCATCGATGCGGTCGCCGAGCTCTGGTCGCAGGCGTCGGCCCGGAGTCTGCCGGGCGCACTGTGGCGGCTTTACCTGCTGCGCACGCTCATCCGGCAGGATCCGCGCGGCATCGCCCTCGCGTACCAGCGGGGCGCCGAGGTGTCGCGCACGATCGACCAGGTCGTCGCCGGGGCGGTCGCCCCGACCGGTCCCGACGAGGTGCGCGACCTCGCCGACCTCATCCTGCACGGCGCGTTCGCGGGAGACTTCGCGGTCGCGCTCGAGCGCGCGGCCGCGTTCTGCCGGGTTACCTCGGCCGGCACCGCCGACCTCGCCGATGATGCGGATGCCTCGGATGCCACGCATCCCGATCGCCCCGCCGAACTCACCCGGCGCGCGCTGCGATTGACCGAGTTGGCTGATGAGCTGGCGGCGTGCGCCCGGCTTTGGCGGCACGACGCGCTCGATTGA
- the pstB gene encoding phosphate ABC transporter ATP-binding protein PstB: protein MSKRIEVNDLNVYYGDFLAVEGITLDIEPRTVTAFIGPSGCGKTTFLRTLNRMHEVTPGARVAGEVRIDGNNLYGPGVDPVIVRRQVGMVFQRPNPFPTMSIKENVLAGVRLNNKRISKSDADELVETSLRGANLWNEVKDRLDRPGSGLSGGQQQRLCIARTIAVSPEVILMDEPCSALDPISTLAIEDLIEELKQEYTIVIVTHNMQQASRVSDKTAFFNIAGTGKPGKLIEYDDTTTIFSKPSVQATEDYVSGRFG from the coding sequence GTGTCCAAGCGCATCGAAGTGAACGACCTGAACGTCTACTACGGCGATTTCCTCGCCGTCGAGGGCATCACCCTCGACATCGAACCGCGCACCGTGACGGCCTTCATCGGCCCGTCGGGCTGCGGCAAGACGACGTTCCTGCGCACCCTGAACCGCATGCACGAGGTCACCCCGGGCGCCCGGGTCGCCGGCGAGGTGCGCATCGACGGGAACAACCTCTACGGCCCCGGCGTCGACCCGGTCATCGTGCGCCGACAGGTCGGCATGGTGTTCCAGCGGCCCAACCCGTTCCCGACGATGTCGATCAAAGAGAACGTGCTCGCGGGCGTGCGGCTGAACAACAAGCGCATCTCGAAGTCCGATGCCGACGAGCTGGTCGAGACCTCGCTGCGCGGTGCGAACCTCTGGAACGAGGTGAAGGACCGCCTCGACCGCCCGGGTTCCGGCCTGTCGGGCGGCCAGCAGCAGCGCCTGTGCATCGCTCGCACCATCGCGGTGTCGCCCGAGGTCATCCTGATGGACGAGCCCTGCTCGGCGCTCGACCCGATCTCGACGCTCGCGATCGAAGACCTGATCGAGGAGCTCAAGCAGGAGTACACGATCGTCATCGTGACGCACAACATGCAGCAGGCCTCACGCGTGAGCGACAAGACGGCGTTCTTCAACATCGCCGGCACCGGCAAGCCCGGCAAGCTCATCGAGTACGACGACACCACGACGATCTTCTCGAAGCCGAGCGTGCAGGCCACCGAGGACTACGTCTCGGGTCGTTTCGGGTAG
- a CDS encoding aminodeoxychorismate lyase, with protein MPDSVTLLIEPLPADAPESAIAGTFHEADAAEPALRVGELSTQRGDGIFETIGVVDGHAQEVAPHLERLRNSARICELPEPNLTQWRAAIDLAVGELPTEGEFALKIVLSRGIEQGPTPTAWLHAVAAKDSTEARERGIRVVTLDRGYARDAAERAPWLLLGAKTLSYAINMAALREAARRRADDAIFVSSDGFVMEGPTSSVILRIGDTYVTPATTGAILAGTTQQSLFEHLRATGHEVDERDVALDELRRADAAWLVSSVRLAAGIVELDGEAFPFDADETRAFNEYLLSPRD; from the coding sequence ATGCCCGACTCCGTGACCCTCCTCATCGAGCCACTGCCTGCCGACGCACCCGAGTCCGCCATCGCCGGCACATTCCACGAGGCCGACGCGGCCGAGCCGGCGCTGCGCGTCGGCGAACTGTCGACCCAGCGCGGTGACGGCATCTTCGAGACCATCGGCGTCGTCGACGGCCACGCACAAGAGGTGGCGCCGCACCTCGAGCGGCTGCGCAACTCGGCCCGCATCTGCGAGCTGCCCGAGCCGAACCTGACGCAGTGGCGCGCAGCGATCGACCTCGCGGTCGGCGAGTTGCCGACCGAGGGCGAGTTCGCACTGAAGATCGTGCTGAGCCGCGGCATCGAGCAGGGTCCCACGCCCACCGCCTGGCTGCACGCCGTCGCGGCGAAGGACTCGACCGAGGCGCGCGAGCGCGGCATCCGCGTGGTCACCCTCGATCGCGGCTACGCCCGCGACGCCGCCGAGCGCGCGCCCTGGCTGCTGCTCGGCGCGAAGACGCTCTCGTACGCGATCAACATGGCCGCGTTGCGCGAGGCCGCCCGGCGCCGGGCCGACGACGCGATCTTCGTCTCGAGCGACGGCTTCGTCATGGAGGGGCCGACCTCGAGCGTCATCCTGCGTATCGGCGACACCTATGTGACGCCGGCGACGACCGGCGCGATTCTCGCCGGCACCACGCAGCAGAGCCTCTTCGAGCACCTGCGTGCGACCGGCCACGAGGTCGACGAGCGCGACGTCGCGCTCGACGAGCTTCGCCGGGCGGATGCCGCGTGGCTGGTGTCGAGCGTGCGGCTGGCCGCCGGCATCGTCGAACTCGACGGCGAGGCGTTCCCGTTCGACGCCGACGAGACGCGCGCGTTCAACGAGTACCTGCTGAGCCCCAGAGACTGA
- a CDS encoding MerR family transcriptional regulator, translating into MRSLGTGEMSRATGLSVKALRLYDANGLLTPAEVDPATGYRRYAPEQVARGRSIAALRRLDVPLAVVGSLLDGPPAELRSRLLAWWAQERAGFALRTQTVEFAAAVVDTVRPADAPSAVPDRAVRIEARPAQAVATITRSLRQHELVPSALSDVVAIRETLDAEGATALSEHWLLFHEPVGFELAGRVETCVPYEGSARPHGQVVLREEPAARFAVVDVTVRELEYPALLRFYDAVRAVAGSPRGTAAAGAPREWYGDAWPDDPDAIAAQIAMPLAAADAVRAEHSGSVAAGVESAPGADSRVVP; encoded by the coding sequence ATGCGCTCCCTCGGAACCGGAGAGATGAGCCGTGCCACCGGCCTGTCGGTGAAGGCGCTGCGGCTCTACGACGCCAACGGACTGCTGACGCCCGCCGAGGTGGACCCGGCGACCGGGTACCGCCGGTACGCGCCCGAGCAGGTCGCCCGCGGCCGGTCGATCGCGGCGCTGCGCCGGCTCGACGTGCCGCTGGCCGTCGTCGGGTCGCTGCTCGACGGCCCGCCGGCCGAGCTGCGCTCCCGGCTGCTGGCGTGGTGGGCGCAGGAGCGGGCCGGTTTCGCGCTGCGCACGCAGACGGTCGAGTTCGCGGCGGCGGTGGTGGACACGGTGCGCCCGGCGGATGCCCCGTCTGCGGTGCCCGACCGCGCCGTGCGGATCGAAGCTCGCCCCGCGCAGGCGGTCGCGACCATCACGCGGTCGCTGCGCCAGCACGAACTGGTGCCGAGCGCGCTCTCGGACGTGGTCGCGATCCGCGAGACGCTCGACGCCGAGGGCGCGACGGCGCTGTCGGAGCACTGGCTGCTGTTCCACGAGCCGGTGGGGTTCGAGTTGGCCGGGCGGGTCGAGACGTGCGTGCCCTACGAGGGGTCTGCCCGCCCGCATGGGCAGGTCGTCCTCCGCGAGGAGCCCGCCGCCCGGTTCGCCGTGGTCGACGTCACGGTCCGCGAGCTCGAGTACCCGGCGCTGCTGCGGTTCTACGACGCAGTGCGCGCGGTCGCAGGTTCGCCGCGCGGCACGGCCGCGGCGGGCGCACCCCGCGAGTGGTACGGCGACGCCTGGCCTGACGATCCCGACGCGATCGCCGCGCAGATCGCCATGCCCCTGGCCGCCGCTGACGCCGTGCGAGCGGAGCACTCCGGTTCGGTCGCGGCGGGGGTTGAGTCTGCCCCGGGGGCCGACTCCAGAGTGGTGCCATGA
- the pstS gene encoding phosphate ABC transporter substrate-binding protein PstS — MNLKRFGAPVVLAAAAALVLTSCAANEGGATEPTESASSLSGTINAAGASSQGSAQEAWIAAFQTANTDVTINYDPSGSGAGRETFIAGGSDFAGSDSFLNDEELAGEFASCAPDTSAIDLPVYISPIAVVFNVDGVDELNLDATTLAKIFKGEITSWDDPAIAALNTQATLPATPITAVHRSDDSGTTKNFADYLFQNAPDVWDQKPADPFPYQTGEGAQGTSGVIEAVGNGVGTIGYADASKAGDLGVANIKVGDEFVGYSAEAAAAVVAESPLVEGRDGNDLAIQLDRKTTDPTHYPLVLVSYAIVCQEYADATQGELVREYVSYIASDEGQAVAAENAGSAPLSADLSAKVAAALETVK; from the coding sequence GTGAACCTCAAGCGTTTCGGCGCGCCGGTCGTCCTGGCGGCCGCCGCGGCACTCGTTCTCACCTCGTGCGCCGCGAACGAGGGCGGCGCCACCGAGCCGACGGAGTCGGCGTCGTCGCTCTCAGGCACCATCAACGCCGCCGGCGCCTCGTCGCAGGGCTCGGCCCAGGAGGCGTGGATCGCCGCGTTCCAGACCGCGAACACCGACGTGACCATCAACTACGACCCGTCGGGTTCGGGCGCGGGCCGCGAGACGTTCATCGCGGGCGGCTCCGACTTCGCGGGCAGCGACTCGTTCCTGAACGACGAGGAGCTGGCTGGCGAGTTCGCTTCGTGCGCACCCGACACCTCGGCCATCGATCTGCCGGTCTACATCTCGCCGATCGCCGTCGTCTTCAACGTCGACGGCGTCGACGAGCTCAACCTCGACGCGACCACGCTCGCCAAGATCTTCAAGGGCGAGATCACCAGCTGGGACGACCCGGCGATCGCCGCGCTCAACACGCAGGCGACCCTGCCGGCCACCCCGATCACCGCGGTGCACCGCTCCGACGACTCGGGCACGACGAAGAACTTCGCCGACTACCTGTTCCAGAACGCGCCCGACGTGTGGGACCAGAAGCCGGCCGACCCGTTCCCCTACCAGACCGGTGAGGGCGCGCAGGGCACGTCGGGCGTGATCGAGGCCGTCGGCAACGGCGTCGGCACGATCGGCTACGCGGATGCCTCGAAGGCCGGCGACCTCGGCGTGGCGAACATCAAGGTCGGCGACGAGTTCGTCGGCTACTCGGCCGAGGCTGCGGCCGCCGTGGTCGCCGAGTCGCCGCTCGTCGAGGGCCGTGACGGCAACGACCTCGCGATCCAGCTCGACCGCAAGACGACCGACCCGACGCACTACCCGCTGGTGCTCGTCAGCTACGCGATCGTCTGCCAGGAGTACGCCGACGCAACCCAGGGCGAGCTCGTCCGCGAGTACGTCTCGTACATCGCGAGCGACGAGGGCCAGGCCGTCGCCGCCGAGAACGCCGGCTCGGCACCCCTGTCGGCCGACCTGAGCGCGAAGGTCGCCGCGGCGCTCGAGACCGTCAAGTGA
- a CDS encoding NUDIX hydrolase — protein sequence MTRAVETAVFAAGAVCWRVIDGRIHVLVIHRTVYGDVTIPKGKVDPGETLPQTAVREIAEETGLDVALGVPIGVSRYKMPSGRTKVVHYWAAHVTDEAVQRSTFRPNSEVAALEWVTIKRARTHLTYEPDVAILDAFAALVDQGVTETFALIVLRHGKAVERSKWDGPDASRPLADRGVAQAAALVPMLRAWKPRRLVSSPAVRCVTTITPLSAAIGRPIKRDAGISQDDWERGEAEVRRVIGKRVRVGKTAVVCSHRPLMGEIVREVALATGTPLAGYADDAALLEPGDFSIVHLSATNPSSGIIAIETHSPRV from the coding sequence GTGACGCGGGCGGTCGAGACGGCGGTCTTCGCGGCCGGCGCCGTCTGCTGGCGGGTGATCGACGGACGGATCCACGTGCTCGTCATCCACCGCACGGTGTACGGGGACGTCACCATCCCCAAGGGCAAGGTCGACCCCGGCGAGACCCTGCCGCAGACCGCGGTGCGCGAGATCGCCGAAGAGACCGGGCTCGACGTCGCCCTGGGCGTGCCGATCGGAGTGTCGCGCTACAAGATGCCGAGCGGGCGCACGAAGGTCGTGCACTACTGGGCGGCGCACGTGACCGACGAGGCCGTGCAGCGCTCGACGTTCCGGCCGAACTCCGAGGTCGCCGCGCTCGAGTGGGTCACCATCAAGCGGGCTCGCACGCACCTCACCTACGAGCCCGACGTCGCGATCCTCGACGCGTTCGCCGCACTGGTCGACCAGGGCGTCACCGAGACGTTCGCGCTCATCGTGCTGCGGCACGGCAAGGCCGTCGAACGCTCCAAATGGGACGGACCGGATGCCTCGCGGCCGCTCGCCGACCGCGGCGTCGCGCAGGCGGCGGCCCTCGTGCCGATGCTGCGCGCCTGGAAGCCGCGGCGCCTCGTGTCCAGCCCGGCGGTGCGATGCGTGACGACGATCACCCCCCTCTCGGCGGCGATCGGCCGGCCCATCAAGCGCGACGCCGGCATCAGCCAGGACGACTGGGAACGCGGCGAGGCCGAAGTGCGCCGGGTGATCGGCAAGCGGGTGCGGGTCGGCAAGACCGCCGTGGTGTGCAGTCACCGGCCGCTCATGGGCGAGATCGTGCGCGAGGTCGCGCTCGCGACGGGCACCCCGTTGGCGGGCTACGCCGACGACGCCGCGCTGCTCGAGCCGGGCGACTTCAGCATCGTGCACCTGTCGGCCACGAACCCGAGCTCGGGCATCATCGCGATCGAGACGCACTCGCCGCGGGTCTGA
- a CDS encoding RNA degradosome polyphosphate kinase, translating into MTDTLDADRTSSDFDDDFEPFDVEGAPELPAERYLDRELSWLAFNQRVLELAEDPRQPVLERANFLAIFASNLDEFFMVRVAGLKRRIVTGLAVPTNVGRAPADVLSDISRAAHELQERHARVYQELVKPALAEAGIRVVSWDELGAAERTHLAEFFASQIFPVLMPLAVDPAHPFPYISGLSLNLSVRVRNSRTGRVEFARVKVPQMLPRFVQVSADETVDDARYIALEELISNHLGDLFPGMEVLDHHVFRVTRNEDVEIEEDETENLIKALEKELLRRRFGPPIRLEVSDDMDDVTLELLVRELDISDQEVFRLPAPLDLGGLFDLSRIDRPELHYPTQVPTTNAQLLPGEPNQQADIFAAVARKDVLLHHPYESFATSVQAFLEQAAADPHVLAIKQTLYRTSGDSPIVEALIDAAESGKQVLALVEIKARFDEAANITWARKLEKAGVHVVYGLVGLKTHCKLALVIRQEQGRLRHYSHIGTGNYNPKTSRIYEDLGLLTADDQVGKDLTRLFNELSGYAIEKKFKRLLVAPLHLRKGLLKLIAQEAQNAREGKPARIRIKVNSMVDEAIIDALYRASNAGVPVEVWVRGICSLRPGIEGLSENIRVRSILGRYLEHSRIFSFAGGGEPQVYIGSADMMHRNLDRRVEALVRLTDPDHLREVEGFFDLAMDERTSSWHLDSDGTWVRHSSDAAGHPLDDLQNTLMQQTAHRVRPGIRR; encoded by the coding sequence ATGACCGACACCCTCGACGCCGACCGCACCTCGAGCGACTTCGACGACGACTTCGAACCGTTCGACGTCGAGGGCGCGCCCGAACTGCCCGCCGAGCGCTACCTCGACCGCGAGCTGAGCTGGCTCGCGTTCAACCAGCGCGTGCTCGAGCTCGCCGAGGACCCGCGCCAGCCCGTGCTCGAGCGCGCCAACTTCCTCGCGATCTTCGCGTCGAATCTCGACGAATTCTTCATGGTGCGGGTCGCCGGGCTGAAGCGCCGCATCGTCACGGGCCTCGCGGTGCCGACGAACGTCGGCCGCGCACCCGCCGACGTGCTCAGCGATATCTCGCGCGCCGCGCACGAGCTGCAGGAGCGTCACGCCCGCGTCTACCAAGAGCTCGTGAAGCCCGCCCTCGCCGAGGCCGGCATCCGCGTCGTCTCGTGGGACGAGCTGGGCGCGGCCGAGCGCACGCACCTCGCCGAGTTCTTCGCGAGCCAGATCTTCCCGGTGCTGATGCCGCTCGCGGTCGACCCGGCGCATCCGTTCCCCTACATCTCGGGCCTGTCGCTCAATCTCTCGGTGCGGGTGCGCAACAGCCGCACCGGCCGGGTCGAGTTCGCCCGAGTGAAGGTGCCGCAGATGCTGCCTCGGTTCGTGCAGGTCAGCGCCGACGAGACGGTCGACGACGCCCGCTACATCGCGCTGGAAGAGCTCATCTCGAACCACCTCGGCGACCTCTTCCCCGGCATGGAGGTGCTCGATCACCACGTGTTCCGGGTCACGCGGAATGAAGACGTCGAGATCGAGGAGGACGAGACCGAGAACCTCATCAAGGCGCTCGAGAAGGAGCTGCTGCGACGCAGGTTCGGTCCGCCCATCCGGCTCGAAGTCTCCGACGACATGGACGATGTGACCCTCGAACTGCTCGTGCGCGAGCTCGACATCTCCGATCAAGAGGTGTTCCGGCTGCCCGCGCCGCTCGACCTCGGCGGGCTGTTCGACCTGTCGCGGATCGACCGGCCCGAACTGCACTACCCGACCCAGGTGCCGACGACCAACGCCCAGCTGCTGCCCGGCGAGCCGAACCAGCAGGCCGACATCTTCGCCGCCGTGGCCCGCAAGGACGTGCTGCTGCACCACCCCTACGAGTCATTCGCGACGAGCGTGCAGGCGTTCCTCGAACAGGCCGCCGCCGATCCGCACGTGCTGGCGATCAAGCAGACGCTGTACCGCACGTCGGGCGACAGCCCCATCGTCGAGGCGCTCATCGACGCCGCCGAGTCGGGCAAGCAGGTGCTCGCGCTCGTCGAGATCAAGGCCAGGTTCGACGAGGCGGCGAACATCACGTGGGCGCGCAAGCTCGAGAAGGCGGGCGTTCACGTCGTGTACGGGCTGGTCGGGCTGAAGACGCACTGCAAGCTCGCGCTCGTGATCCGGCAGGAGCAGGGCCGGCTGCGGCACTACAGCCACATCGGCACCGGCAACTACAACCCGAAGACGAGCCGCATCTACGAAGACCTGGGCCTGCTCACGGCCGACGACCAGGTCGGCAAAGACCTCACGCGCCTCTTCAACGAGCTGAGCGGGTACGCGATCGAGAAGAAGTTCAAGCGGCTGCTGGTCGCACCGCTGCACCTGCGCAAGGGGCTGCTCAAGCTCATCGCGCAGGAGGCGCAGAACGCGCGCGAGGGCAAGCCCGCCCGCATCCGCATCAAGGTGAACTCGATGGTCGACGAGGCCATCATCGACGCGCTGTACCGGGCGTCGAACGCCGGCGTGCCGGTCGAGGTGTGGGTGCGAGGCATCTGCAGCCTGCGGCCCGGTATCGAGGGTCTCAGCGAGAACATCCGGGTGCGGTCGATCCTCGGGCGGTACCTCGAGCACTCCCGGATCTTCTCGTTCGCCGGCGGCGGCGAGCCGCAGGTCTACATCGGCTCGGCCGACATGATGCACCGCAACCTCGATCGCCGGGTCGAGGCGCTGGTGCGGCTCACCGACCCCGATCACCTGCGCGAGGTCGAGGGGTTCTTCGACCTCGCGATGGACGAGCGCACGAGTTCCTGGCACCTCGACAGCGACGGCACCTGGGTGCGCCACTCGAGCGATGCGGCGGGGCATCCGCTCGACGACCTGCAGAACACACTGATGCAGCAGACCGCGCATCGGGTCCGCCCGGGGATCCGCCGGTGA
- the pstA gene encoding phosphate ABC transporter permease PstA, translating to MSLTATPPKAPADGEPSTAIANSLTAGKLPRFSSLWVLAGCLAAASALFGILAAADGSEFNIAAAVFVGVILYAVVIWVLSRIVEGGRRAADRLVTALVSIAFTIALLPLISVAFTTIVNGLPRFDLLFFTNSMRNVVGEGGGALHAIIGTLMITGMAALISVPVGLLTAVYLVEYGRGRLKHGITFFVDVMTGIPSIVAGLFAFALFALVTGDPGIRSGFAASVSLAVLMIPVVVRSCEEMLKLVPNELREASYALGVPKWLTIVKVVLPTSIAGIVTGIMLSIARVIGETAPLLIVAGFTTSMNYNLFAERMMTLPVFVYTQYMNQGADTQAYVDRAWAGALTLILIVALLNIVARVVAKVFSPKFGR from the coding sequence ATGAGCCTCACCGCAACTCCCCCGAAGGCGCCCGCCGACGGCGAGCCGTCGACCGCGATCGCGAACTCGCTCACCGCGGGCAAGCTCCCCCGGTTCTCGTCGCTGTGGGTCCTGGCCGGTTGCCTCGCCGCGGCCTCCGCACTGTTCGGCATCCTCGCGGCCGCCGACGGGTCGGAGTTCAACATCGCGGCCGCGGTGTTCGTCGGCGTGATCCTCTACGCCGTCGTGATCTGGGTGCTCTCGCGCATCGTCGAGGGCGGCCGGCGCGCCGCCGACCGGCTCGTGACCGCGCTCGTGTCGATCGCGTTCACGATCGCGCTGCTGCCGCTCATCTCGGTCGCTTTCACGACGATCGTGAACGGCCTGCCCCGATTCGACCTGCTCTTCTTCACCAACTCGATGCGCAACGTGGTCGGCGAGGGCGGCGGCGCGCTGCACGCGATCATCGGCACGCTCATGATCACCGGCATGGCGGCGCTCATCTCGGTGCCGGTCGGCCTGCTCACCGCCGTCTACCTCGTCGAGTACGGCCGTGGCCGGCTGAAGCACGGCATCACCTTCTTCGTCGACGTGATGACGGGCATCCCGTCGATCGTCGCCGGCCTGTTCGCGTTCGCGCTGTTCGCGCTCGTCACGGGCGACCCGGGCATCCGCAGCGGATTCGCGGCGTCGGTGTCGCTCGCGGTGCTGATGATCCCGGTCGTGGTGCGCAGCTGCGAGGAGATGCTGAAGCTCGTTCCGAACGAACTGCGCGAGGCGTCGTACGCGCTCGGCGTGCCGAAGTGGCTCACCATCGTGAAGGTGGTGCTGCCGACCTCGATCGCGGGCATCGTCACCGGCATCATGCTCTCGATCGCCCGCGTGATCGGCGAGACCGCACCGCTGCTCATCGTCGCCGGGTTCACGACGAGCATGAACTACAACCTGTTCGCCGAGCGGATGATGACGCTGCCGGTGTTCGTGTACACCCAGTACATGAACCAGGGCGCCGACACCCAGGCCTACGTCGACCGCGCCTGGGCGGGCGCGCTGACCCTCATCCTCATCGTCGCCCTGCTCAACATCGTCGCCCGGGTGGTCGCCAAGGTCTTCTCGCCGAAGTTCGGCCGCTGA